The Phragmites australis chromosome 15, lpPhrAust1.1, whole genome shotgun sequence genome window below encodes:
- the LOC133893026 gene encoding protein LONGIFOLIA 1-like: protein MPARMHGGDFSDDMPEFDRQMGCMAGIFQIFDRQRLITGRRGGRQAQKRLPPPPGNTLPKSSSNVPVQSSSTSKIILEKTFSKCTTENSSLSIESSRASSSSSSCSSFSSLDGNKSVQHELPYINEELFVQSSLKSSPSLKGTDMNTKPGHPNVGFRDIVKDSINRDSGGLTVKTSVQEARRNGQYKDSPRPLLLSKSMDGTYVIGIDRSTKVPAHVTESGRRFQEQSRFSCDDRRLLRSAETQESKRPSTRLKELPRLSLDSRKESLSPSSRLKNSSYKRTDDTLLDALKPQDSPSHRRANSVIAKLMGLEEATIATGVLIAGDYDPSKSPRPVQVTQNEQPSRSPRSTCQDSCVLQLKNESSVLKTKPSPRILTEAAPWRQQERGATNIKAPQFREAEVRPRTESVYAAIERRLGGLEFLECNKDFRALRILGALHAKDVKRQNDSNARPVAVQRTGYHRTTNSGNFQPPIVVMKPARITGESGVSFSSVAPIAGLRIFRKLPPRELPLTGKNETGSNEKNHSRIARAQSKSEEPASSASSPRPTGSSSPRLMQKKAESERRSRPPVSPKSPSNKPNEAASPRGRTRSKPSQVKSHRDNEVLQSKGSRISLAKQVDVSIMDCPKALDVSPSFVRPSNTAATASHKGPSILGSDHNIHSLDNIPSPVSVLDTSFYHKRISDSFTDCETHSSDECWNLNSLPDTPQSKTSSEVSQIKPENLEALIQKLEQLQSMNDEAAKAKELMTSSTANKDHQYIYEILVVSGLLHKELTFAAIPGQLRPSSYPINPELFLILEQTKPDFVSTIQAFSVTKKSSKPYAGKLHRRLVFDLVNEIIAQKMNICGSATRSVKFLQSRKLSGWQLFKDLCTEVDRLIKCSEEDEDENIEGALNGTEDWGSFDTELNDMVLDIERSIFKDLIDEVVGGDAAEKMHFGQWKLRRQLSFSSALGACVPDADTLLAELAWNAQALSGLPCARARPRKHFAEHMWNMVLLRIDRPRPPKPLAPSAPRLSLRYLELRRLSSSTSPARPPVRYCSRRRLASLGFPAPSQAAASSWGGAVSVPSRSEAMAMQAGSSAALYSPHVVGGAFIKQYYETLCNSPEHAHRFYDDSSKLGRADSDGNMTTVTTMHDVNVQLLSTDFTDCLIELETVDSQSSHGGGVLILVTGSFTTPDAVKQKFTQSFFLAPQGNGGYFVLNDMFRFVSARPSTEINEVIACHDIESAQSATLPAEPETGSVKESTVPDLPSTENMPVNDEVISPSANGDSPDKNDAGVETCVKEVNEGVEKIPEAAPTTASVEKDVTKKTYASIVKVMRESTPSAPAAKPKPRPKTAQSVSSPPKPAHATNTALAIDKNISKNKSHDEPGYSIYVKNLPFNATVEMVEHEFKKFGAIKPGGIQVRNRQPDRFCFGFVEFESQHSMQAAIEASPVYFGLRESHVEEKRTTTRVVNGVITRGNDNGNAGGSRFQSGRGGYHGDNFIGQGTGFVNNGNYHDGNNKRNDYRNQNEYPGLGRGPQGNGYPQDRNGYHQDRNGYRQNGNGYPQNGNGYQQRRPSHNGNGNGPNQTKAAA from the exons ATGCCGGCGAGGATGCACGGCGGCGACTTCTCCGACGACATGCCGGAGTTCGACCGGCAAATGGGGTGCATGGCCGGCATATTTCAGATCTTCGACCGCCAGCGGCTGATCACTGgacggcgcggcggccggcAAGCGCAGAAGAGGCTGCCTCCACCTCCAG GCAATACTCTTCCAAAGAGCAGCAGCAATGTTCCAGTTCAAAGTTCAAGCACCTCAAAGATCATACTG GAGAAAACATTCAGCAAATGTACGACCGAGAACAGTAGCCTTTCAATAGAATcatcaagagcttcttcttcctcctcatcgtgTTCATCCTTCTCATCACTTGATGGCAACAAATCGGTCCAACACGAGCTTCCTTACATCAATGAGGAGCTCTTCGTGCAGAGTTCACTGAAGAGCTCGCCAAGTTTGAAGGGCACAGACATGAACACTAAGCCTGGGCATCCTAATGTCGGTTTCAGGGACATCGTGAAGGACTCTATCAACCGGGACTCTGGAGGCTTAACTGTGAAAACCTCGGTGCAGGAGGCAAGGAGAAATGGGCAGTACAAGGACTCACCGAGACCACTGCTGCTGTCCAAATCAATGGATGGAACCTATGTCATTGGGATTGACAGGAGCACAAAGGTTCCTGCACATGTCACTGAATCTGGCAGGCGTTTCCAGGAGCAATCACGCTTCTCATGTGATGACCGAAGACTCCTGCGGTCAGCCGAAACCCAGGAAAGCAAGAGGCCTTCCACAAGGCTCAAGGAGCTTCCTAGATTGTCTTTGGACAGCAGGAAAGAATCTCTGAGTCCAAGCTCACGCCTGAAGAACTCTAGTTACAAGAGAACTGATGATACACTCCTAGATGCTTTGAAGCCTCAAGATTCCCCGAGCCACAGGAGAGCCAACAGTGTCATTGCCAAGCTGATGGGGTTGGAAGAAGCAACAATTGCTACAGGGGTGCTAATTGCGGGCGACTATGACCCTTCAAAATCCCCACGACCTGTGCAAGTCACTCAAAATGAGCAGCCATCACGTTCCCCAAGGAGCACTTGCCAGGATTCCTGTGTGCTGCAGCTGAAGAATGAGTCTTCAGTACTCAAAACCAAGCCTTCCCCAAGAATCCTTACCGAAGCCGCTCCTTGGAGACAGCAGGAGAGAGGTGCCACCAACATCAAGGCACCACAATTTCGAGAAGCTGAAGTGAGACCAAGAACTGAGTCTGTCTATGCTGCTATAGAGAGGAGGCTCGGGGGTCTTGAATTCTTAGAGTGTAACAAGGACTTCAGAGCTCTCAGAATACTTGGTGCACTGCATGCAAAGGATGTTAAGCGGCAGAATGACAGCAATGCTAGACCAGTGGCTGTTCAGAGGACAGGATATCATCGAACCACCAACTCTGGAAACTTCCAGCCTCCCATTGTGGTCATGAAGCCTGCAAGAATAACAGGGGAATCGGGGGTTTCATTTTCTTCAGTTGCTCCCATTGCAGGTCTCAGAATCTTCAGAAAGTTGCCACCCAGAGAGTTACCTCTCACTGGCAAGAATGAGACCGGTAGTAATGAGAAGAACCATTCTCGGATAGCAAGAGCTCAATCAAAGTCTGAAGAACCTGCCAGCAGTGCAAGCTCACCGAGGCCTACAGGCTCATCAAGCCCCAGATTGATGCAAAAGAAGGCAGAGTCTGAAAGAAGGTCTCGTCCACCGGTCTCACCAAAATCTCCAAGTAACAAGCCCAATGAAGCTGCCTCCCCtagaggaagaacaagatcaaagcCTTCTCAAGTGAAGAGCCACCGTGACAACGAGGTCTTGCAGAGTAAAGGGAGCAGAATCAGCTTGGCGAAGCAAGTTGATGTCAGTATTATGGATTGCCCAAAGGCTCTGGATGTCAGCCCATCTTTTGTTCGACCAAGCAACACAGCTGCAACAGCAAGTCACAAG ggTCCTTCCATTCTGGGTTCAGATCACAATATTCATTCACTGGACAACATCCCGAGCCCTGTCTCGGTTCTCGACACATCCTTCTATCATAAAAGGATCTCAGATTCATTCACAG ATTGCGAGACACATTCTTCAGATGAGTGCTGGAACCTAAACAGCCTGCCTGACACACCACAGTCGAAGACCAGCAGTGAAGTCAGCCAGATTAAACCAGAAAACTTGGAAGCCCTCATCCAGAAGCTTGAGCAGTTGCAATCAATGAATGATGAAGCTGCAAAAGCCAAAGAACTCATGACATCAAGCACTGCAAATAAAGATCACCAGTATATCTACGAGATACTTGTAGTATCTGGTCTTCTGCATAAAGAGCTTACTTTTGCAGCAATCCCTGGTCAGCTCCGACCATCCAGTTATCCAATCAATCCGGAGCTCTTCCTCATTCTTGAACAAACAAAGCCAGACTTTGTTTCAACAATTCAAGCTTTCAGTGTAACGAAGAAAAGTTCTAAGCCTTATGCTGGAAAGCTTCACCGAAGACTTGTGTTTGATCTGGTAAACGAAATCATagctcagaagatgaacatCTGCGGATCTGCAACTCGATCAGTAAAGTTTCTTCAGTCAAGGAAATTAAGTGGGTGGCAACTATTCAAGGACTTGTGCACTGAGGTTGACAGGCTCATAAAATGCtctgaagaggatgaggatgaaaaCATTGAAGGTGCACTCAATGGAACAGAAGACTGGGGGAGCTTTGACACTGAGCTAAATGACATGGTTTTGGATATTGAAAGATCCATCTTCAAGGACCTTATCGACGAGGTTGTAGGTGGCGATGCTGCAGAGAAGATGCATTTTGGACAATGGAAGCTACGGAGGCAGCTGTCTTTCAGTAGT GCTCTCGGCGCATGCGTACCTGATGCCGACACGCTGCTCGCCGAGCTGGCATGGAATGCACAGGCGCTCTCCGGTctcccgtgcgcgcgcgcgcggcctCGCAAGCATTTCGCCGAGCACATG TGGAATATGGTACTGCTTCGAATCGATCGGCCACGCCCCCCAAAACCCTTGGCCCCTTCCGCCCCCCGTCTCTCGCTCCGCTACCTCGAACTCCGCCGCCTCAGCAGCTCCAcctcgcccgcccgcccgcccgtcCGCTACTGTTCGCGTCGCCGACTCGCCTCGCTAGGGTTTCCCGCCCCGTCGCAGGCGGCGGCGTCGTCTTGGGGCGGCGCCGTCTCCGTGCCCTCCCGATCCGAAG CAATGGCTATGCAAGCTGGGAGCTCAGCTGCTCTTTATAGTCCACATGTG GTTGGGGGTGCATTTATTAAACAATACTACGAAACTCTATGTAACTCACCAGAGCATGCCCATAGGTTCTATGATGATTCAAGTAAACTTGGTAGAGCAGATTCTGATGGGAACATGACAACTGTAACTACAATGCAT GATGTCAATGTGCAACTTCTGTCTACAGACTTCACTGACTGTTTGATAGAGTTAGAGACTGTAGATTCACAGTCATCCCACGGGGGTGGAGTGCTCATTTTGGTTACTGGATCCTTTACTACTCCTGATGCTGTGAAACAAAAATTTACACAGTCATTCTTTCTTGCTCCACAAGGAAACGGAGGCTATTTTGTTTTGAATGATATGTTTAGATTTGTATCAGCAAGGCCATCGACTGAGATAAATGAAGTTATAGCTTGCCATGATATTGAAAGTGCACAGAGTGCCACCTTGCCGGCTGAGCCAG AAACAGGTTCAGTTAAGGAGAGTACAGTGCCAGATCTTCCATCTACAGAAAACATGCCTgtcaatgatgaagtcataagTCCCTCTGCAAATGGCGATTCTCCGGATAAAAATGATGCTGGTGTTGAGACATGCGTGAAAGAGGTTAATGAGGGTGTAGAGAAGATACCTGAGGCCGCTCCTACTACTGCTTCAGTTGAGAAGGATGTTACTAAGAAGACTTATGCATCAATT GTTAAGGTCATGAGGGAGAGCACACCGTCGGCACCCGCTGCCAAACCGAAACCAAGGCCAAAGACAGCTCAATCTGTGTCCTCGCCTCCAAAGCCTGCCCATGCTACTAATACTGCACTTGCAAtcgataaaaatatttctaaaaacaAATCCCATGATG AGCCAGGGTATTCAATTTATGTCAAGAATTTGCCTTTCAACGCAACTGTTGAAATGGTTGAACACGAGTTCAAGAAGTTTGGTGCTATTAAACCTGGTGGTATACAAGTCAGAAACCGCCAG CCTGATCGGTTCTGCTTTGGCTTTGTTGAATTTGAATCTCAGCATTCCATGCAAGCAGCAATCGAG GCATCCCCTGTTTATTTTGGCTTGAGAGAATCACATGTTGAGGAGAAAAGAACCACAACACGAG TTGTCAATGGTGTCATCACCCGTGGCAATGACAATGGCAATGCTGGTGGCAGTAGGTTCCAGTCAGGCAGAGGTGGTTACCATGGGGACAATTTCATTGGACAGGGAACGGGCTTTGTGAACAATGGTAACTACCATGATGGCAATAACAAGAGGAATGACTACAGAAATCAGAACGAGTATCCTGGCCTTGGTCGAGGACCGCAAGGGAATGGTTACCCTCAGGACAGGAACGGCTACCATCAGGACAGGAACGGCTACCGTCAGAATGGTAACGGCTACCCCCAGAATGGGAATGGTTATCAACAGCGACGCCCCTCCCACAATGGGAACGGGAATGGTCCCAACCAAACAAAGGCTGCAGCATAG